A part of Methanomassiliicoccales archaeon genomic DNA contains:
- a CDS encoding copper-translocating P-type ATPase — translation MDDGQTYANPSKQKRRRASFGVTGMTCATCAQTITEALEDLEGINKADVNLVTEKATIEYDPSKVDIEKVTKAVSEAGYGVIVNEITVSVSGMTCASCVKTIEESLKELDGVFSANANLATEKVMVKYDPEKVRLGQIKQAIRDAGYEVLEAKTIDAERDLRKKEMQRQKRLLIFALSLAIPTMVLMLLMMFTSLGNDHFIHKNGNYILFAMTAPVQFIAGYQFYIGTYKALRNKTANMDTLIAVGTSAAFFYSAAITFFPGSVPYDDVYYDSAAMIIALILFGKYLEAKAKGSTSEAIRKLIDIQAKTATILRDGKETEIPYEDLDVNDIMVVRPGEKIPTDGVVVEGRSEVDESFITGESLPVHKEEGSVVIGGSINKNGLMKIRATKVGADTTLAQIIKLVEEAQTSRAPIQRLADRVASIFVPVVILIALTSFLFWLFIGTTVFDVNEAHFPFSLTIFISVLVIACPCALGLATPTAIMVGTGKGAEMGILIKSSEALETAGNVQVMVFDKTGTLTKGELEVIDIVGIGYRPEQVLSIAGVAEKGSEHPIGQAIVRRAQKEGPLSDPESFENIPGKGVRAMVDGHIVLVGSRRFIEGEGVQTAPLDEVLSDMEEKGHSVMVLAVDGRAVGAIGVADVIKESALEAVDALKRMGIEVVMITGDNRKTARVIADQLGINKVLAEVLPEEKAKEIVKLRSEGKVVAMAGDGVNDAPALAKADVGIAIGSGTDVAIEAGEIVLIKNDLRDVVAAIQLSKRTIRKIRQNLFWAFAYNSAGIPIAAGVLFPVFGILLSPIIAAGAMALSSVSVVTNAALLKSYIPEIKQKGGE, via the coding sequence ATGGATGATGGGCAAACATATGCGAACCCGTCCAAACAGAAAAGGAGAAGGGCAAGCTTTGGCGTCACTGGTATGACGTGTGCGACATGTGCTCAGACCATTACAGAAGCATTAGAGGATCTAGAAGGGATAAATAAAGCCGATGTGAACCTCGTAACGGAGAAGGCGACAATCGAGTATGACCCATCGAAGGTGGACATTGAGAAAGTGACCAAGGCCGTCTCAGAAGCGGGGTATGGAGTGATCGTGAACGAGATAACGGTCAGCGTTTCTGGAATGACCTGCGCGTCGTGCGTTAAAACTATTGAAGAAAGTTTGAAAGAGCTTGATGGGGTCTTCTCGGCAAATGCTAATCTTGCCACTGAGAAGGTGATGGTGAAATACGACCCTGAGAAGGTACGGTTGGGACAGATAAAACAAGCGATCCGTGATGCTGGCTATGAGGTATTGGAGGCAAAGACGATCGATGCGGAACGAGATCTGAGAAAAAAGGAGATGCAGAGGCAGAAAAGATTGCTGATCTTCGCACTTTCCTTGGCAATACCGACAATGGTCTTGATGCTGTTGATGATGTTCACATCATTGGGTAATGACCATTTCATCCATAAGAACGGAAACTATATTCTATTTGCAATGACAGCGCCTGTTCAGTTCATAGCAGGCTATCAATTCTATATAGGAACATACAAGGCCTTGCGCAACAAAACGGCGAACATGGACACCTTGATCGCGGTCGGAACGAGCGCCGCATTCTTCTACAGCGCAGCGATAACTTTCTTTCCAGGATCGGTCCCATATGATGATGTCTACTATGACAGCGCTGCAATGATAATAGCCCTCATCCTGTTCGGAAAATATCTCGAGGCAAAGGCCAAAGGTAGCACTTCGGAAGCGATAAGGAAGCTTATAGACATACAGGCCAAGACAGCGACCATCTTAAGAGATGGCAAAGAGACCGAGATCCCTTATGAGGATCTGGATGTCAATGATATCATGGTCGTGAGGCCAGGGGAGAAGATACCTACCGATGGGGTGGTGGTCGAAGGTCGCTCAGAGGTTGATGAGTCTTTTATAACTGGAGAAAGTCTTCCAGTGCATAAAGAAGAAGGTTCCGTCGTTATTGGCGGATCGATCAACAAGAACGGCCTGATGAAGATAAGGGCCACCAAGGTTGGAGCTGACACAACGCTTGCACAGATAATCAAGTTGGTAGAGGAAGCTCAGACATCGAGGGCCCCCATCCAACGGTTGGCCGACCGGGTCGCGTCCATCTTCGTTCCTGTCGTCATTCTGATCGCACTCACGTCCTTTTTATTCTGGCTCTTCATCGGGACAACGGTATTCGATGTCAATGAGGCGCACTTCCCCTTTTCTTTGACGATCTTCATCTCGGTCCTGGTCATCGCTTGTCCTTGCGCTTTGGGGTTGGCCACCCCTACGGCCATAATGGTGGGGACCGGAAAAGGGGCGGAGATGGGGATATTGATCAAAAGCTCAGAAGCCTTAGAGACCGCAGGGAATGTTCAGGTGATGGTGTTCGACAAGACTGGAACGCTCACGAAAGGAGAGCTAGAGGTCATCGACATCGTTGGGATAGGATATCGACCAGAACAGGTTTTGTCCATCGCCGGGGTGGCCGAGAAAGGTTCCGAACATCCAATAGGCCAGGCGATAGTGAGAAGAGCTCAGAAAGAAGGACCGTTGTCTGACCCAGAGTCCTTTGAGAATATTCCGGGGAAGGGGGTCAGGGCCATGGTCGATGGACATATCGTCCTTGTCGGTTCTAGAAGGTTCATTGAAGGGGAGGGGGTCCAGACCGCGCCTCTCGATGAGGTCTTGTCAGACATGGAGGAGAAAGGACACAGCGTCATGGTATTGGCGGTCGATGGAAGGGCGGTTGGGGCAATCGGGGTTGCCGATGTCATAAAGGAATCTGCATTGGAAGCCGTCGATGCATTGAAGCGTATGGGGATCGAGGTTGTAATGATCACTGGGGACAATAGGAAGACCGCGAGGGTGATCGCCGATCAATTAGGGATCAACAAGGTATTGGCAGAAGTGCTCCCAGAAGAAAAAGCTAAGGAGATAGTAAAGCTTCGATCCGAGGGGAAGGTCGTTGCGATGGCGGGCGATGGTGTGAATGATGCGCCTGCCCTAGCAAAGGCGGACGTGGGGATCGCCATAGGGTCCGGGACCGATGTCGCGATCGAAGCGGGGGAGATAGTCCTGATCAAGAACGACCTCCGTGACGTGGTGGCAGCTATACAGTTGAGCAAGAGGACGATAAGGAAGATCCGTCAGAACCTCTTCTGGGCCTTCGCTTACAATAGTGCTGGAATCCCTATTGCAGCAGGAGTGCTTTTCCCTGTCTTTGGGATCTTGTTAAGCCCGATAATCGCCGCTGGGGCCATGGCCTTGAGCTCGGTGTCGGTTGTCACAAACGCTGCATTGTTGAAATCATATATCCCTGAGATAAAACAAAAAGGAGGTGAATGA
- a CDS encoding Lrp/AsnC family transcriptional regulator has translation MNLDNTDINILQVLMENGRLSFRQIAEKVKVSVPTVSSKIGAMENLGIIKGYTARLDPEKLGGFSVMLNVRMRPSDVKKVSERFQKIQYARQVFVMSNGRLHIICTFPNQSAMNEFIRNLADVPEITEYDISNIISVDKEESRAIINDVTSMTVH, from the coding sequence ATGAACCTAGATAACACAGACATCAACATCTTGCAGGTGCTAATGGAGAATGGAAGGCTCTCATTCAGGCAGATAGCAGAGAAGGTGAAGGTCAGCGTTCCAACTGTTAGCAGCAAGATCGGAGCAATGGAGAACCTAGGTATCATAAAAGGATACACGGCCCGTTTGGATCCAGAGAAGCTCGGTGGTTTTAGCGTGATGCTCAATGTAAGGATGAGACCATCAGATGTCAAGAAGGTCTCGGAGCGATTTCAAAAGATCCAATATGCCAGACAGGTCTTTGTGATGAGCAATGGAAGGCTTCATATCATATGCACATTCCCAAATCAGAGTGCGATGAACGAATTTATCAGGAACCTTGCAGATGTACCTGAGATAACAGAGTACGATATATCTAACATCATTAGCGTGGACAAGGAAGAATCAAGAGCGATTATCAATGACGTGACATCAATGACGGTCCATTGA
- a CDS encoding RidA family protein: MRTVLSTNAPKPVGPYAQAVISHNMVYCSGQLGIDPITGKLVTGGIEKEAEMVLNNLKNVLEAAGSSLNSVVKCTIYLTDMTKFSFVNEVYGRFFENNLPARTTVGVSCLPFDAKVEIDAIAEIRS; this comes from the coding sequence ATGAGAACAGTCCTTTCAACCAACGCTCCTAAGCCTGTTGGTCCATATGCCCAAGCTGTTATATCACATAATATGGTCTATTGTTCTGGACAGCTCGGGATCGACCCAATAACAGGGAAACTTGTCACAGGAGGGATCGAGAAAGAGGCGGAAATGGTCTTGAATAACCTAAAAAACGTTCTGGAAGCTGCAGGCTCATCATTGAACTCTGTCGTTAAATGTACGATATATCTCACCGACATGACAAAGTTCTCTTTTGTTAACGAGGTCTATGGCAGGTTTTTCGAGAATAATCTCCCGGCAAGGACCACGGTGGGGGTATCTTGTCTCCCATTCGATGCAAAAGTAGAGATCGATGCTATAGCTGAGATCAGGTCTTGA
- a CDS encoding DUF835 domain-containing protein, which produces MIINGCEKNVVMIVEGYPRLGFKAFGDLISDGSYSICISRLHPEYVSEKFNLSGPKFFWLTGNKGKDVISPKSVSHLVKCIKKESKGKRTMVFLDGLEYLLLWNDIKRVLVGLEEMGRELKLNGGGAICQHGPTGLRTE; this is translated from the coding sequence ATGATAATTAATGGATGTGAAAAGAACGTTGTGATGATAGTCGAGGGATATCCGAGACTAGGATTCAAAGCGTTCGGGGACCTGATCTCAGACGGATCATACAGCATATGCATATCTAGACTTCATCCGGAGTACGTCTCGGAAAAATTTAATCTGTCGGGGCCAAAATTCTTCTGGTTGACCGGCAACAAAGGAAAAGATGTCATATCCCCAAAAAGCGTATCGCACTTGGTCAAGTGCATAAAGAAGGAAAGCAAAGGTAAAAGGACGATGGTATTCCTGGATGGGCTGGAATATCTCCTACTGTGGAATGATATCAAGAGGGTCTTGGTCGGATTGGAAGAGATGGGCAGAGAACTGAAGCTCAACGGGGGGGGAGCTATATGTCAGCATGGACCCACTGGCCTTCGAACAGAATGA
- a CDS encoding tetratricopeptide repeat protein: MVAIFVSVNRGSRKSLLTARERVLVHLLPMQKFAQDANVPRSVTQDGIAEAVDVGRNNVAKILQELEDEKLIEVSTRHVKGLPSVRKVYFLTHDGFETAKSLKNEMESLKIKVIDLKGEVHEDEVGKLASYIPGNYSFLELAKGIERGVFDCRYFHESKVKEERRFVDFTDKKPAVHTFFGREKEMKVLMDLITSDSPKAAVIFGIPGIGKTTLIAKFAQEVRDRTNVFWLKVHEWVNVKGLLRPLAEFLSQSGKKNLEWYLGQTESPNVGEVLQILTNDLRNVPTLLIFDDVQKGEEAVKDLVRAIMEVLEDMQSVRLVCATRDLPLFYSRSLVVQNKVREIQLEGLDKESCVKMLKARSIPDDQMQQLIKITEGHPLFLELIEDVKSALGKNIRMFIDQEVISKLDVAEKRIMNVAAVFRYPVIIDAFFITEEEMRKDLHGEDIGLEDIDYTISYETVDSLLAKSILHESIGRTIGMHDLLREFTYSRLTPRQKTMYHRAASKFYIQDSSLSSQVEALYHCIMGKELSKAVEIAAGRGAEIVRRGYSNQFAPLLEKLLEEPSIKEREELLLLHADVMDLRGEYEKAVMEYCEAIKLIPPESEKRLLADIHRKIGAIELKRSRYDRSMESLTLALTMATESGDPLTLAEVHYDLGGVYERRGLYELAMENFRSAEKFAEKAGNRTALGRALYGHGRVRAGLSDFERAVDLKKSSLSALERAGDINMMAKACIGLANDLRQIGRTDEALRYLEKAVDLANSIGDVSTLAYALSNMAAEYLERKDLVKAEALIHRSAEIFEKIDDKMMLASTHMFKGFLLKLRGDWEWSKEEFIQSIQITKGLDVPSRTCHWIFEISKVYAEMGESSEAKRLFMEAKKVAEKIGNSKLMSMVDEEMAKL, encoded by the coding sequence ATGGTGGCGATATTTGTGTCTGTGAACCGAGGGTCGAGAAAGTCGTTGCTCACGGCCCGTGAGAGGGTGTTGGTCCACCTGCTGCCTATGCAAAAGTTCGCCCAAGATGCCAATGTGCCCCGTTCTGTGACGCAGGACGGGATCGCAGAAGCGGTCGATGTTGGACGGAACAATGTAGCGAAGATACTTCAGGAGCTTGAAGATGAAAAATTGATCGAGGTCTCGACCAGACATGTTAAAGGTCTGCCAAGTGTAAGAAAGGTTTATTTCCTTACGCACGACGGGTTCGAAACGGCAAAATCTCTGAAAAATGAGATGGAGTCGCTGAAGATAAAGGTCATCGATCTTAAAGGAGAGGTGCATGAAGATGAGGTTGGAAAATTAGCCTCTTACATTCCTGGAAACTATTCTTTCCTTGAACTTGCGAAAGGGATCGAAAGAGGAGTTTTTGACTGTAGGTATTTTCACGAGTCAAAGGTGAAAGAGGAGCGCAGGTTCGTCGATTTCACCGATAAAAAACCAGCCGTCCATACCTTTTTTGGCAGGGAGAAGGAGATGAAGGTCTTGATGGACCTTATTACCTCAGATTCGCCGAAAGCGGCCGTCATCTTCGGGATCCCAGGGATTGGTAAAACGACCCTTATAGCTAAATTCGCGCAGGAGGTCCGTGACCGCACCAATGTGTTCTGGCTAAAGGTCCATGAATGGGTCAACGTCAAAGGTCTCCTAAGACCTCTCGCAGAATTTCTTTCTCAATCTGGAAAAAAGAATTTGGAGTGGTATCTCGGGCAGACAGAGTCTCCTAATGTAGGAGAGGTGCTTCAGATACTGACCAACGATCTTCGGAACGTCCCGACCTTGCTGATTTTCGATGACGTTCAAAAAGGGGAAGAGGCGGTAAAGGACCTCGTGAGGGCGATCATGGAAGTACTGGAAGATATGCAATCGGTGAGATTGGTGTGTGCCACTAGAGATCTACCTCTGTTCTATTCCCGTTCGCTTGTTGTGCAAAACAAAGTGAGAGAGATTCAGCTGGAGGGTCTTGACAAGGAAAGCTGTGTTAAGATGCTCAAGGCGAGATCGATCCCTGATGATCAGATGCAACAGTTGATCAAAATCACGGAGGGACATCCTCTATTTCTCGAGCTGATAGAGGATGTAAAGAGCGCCTTGGGGAAGAACATCCGGATGTTCATCGACCAGGAGGTGATTTCGAAACTTGATGTTGCAGAAAAAAGGATAATGAACGTTGCTGCAGTGTTCAGATATCCAGTCATCATCGACGCTTTCTTCATTACGGAAGAAGAGATGAGGAAAGATCTTCACGGTGAAGACATCGGGTTAGAGGATATAGACTACACCATCTCCTATGAGACCGTGGACTCACTTCTTGCAAAATCGATCCTGCATGAATCTATAGGCCGTACCATAGGGATGCATGACCTTCTTAGAGAATTCACATATTCACGATTGACCCCTAGACAAAAAACCATGTATCATCGCGCCGCCTCAAAATTCTACATTCAGGACAGTTCCCTTTCATCCCAAGTTGAAGCACTTTACCACTGTATCATGGGAAAAGAGCTGTCGAAGGCCGTTGAGATCGCGGCAGGTAGAGGTGCCGAGATCGTGAGGCGCGGATATTCGAACCAATTCGCGCCATTGCTCGAGAAATTGTTGGAGGAACCAAGCATCAAGGAGAGGGAAGAGCTTCTACTCTTACATGCTGATGTGATGGACCTCCGTGGAGAGTATGAAAAGGCTGTCATGGAGTATTGTGAGGCTATCAAGTTGATACCACCAGAATCTGAAAAGAGATTATTGGCGGATATCCATCGGAAGATCGGTGCAATTGAACTTAAAAGGTCCAGATATGACCGGTCCATGGAATCTCTTACTCTCGCGTTGACCATGGCTACCGAATCGGGGGACCCGCTGACCTTGGCAGAGGTACATTATGACCTAGGGGGGGTATACGAGAGGCGAGGTCTTTATGAGCTGGCAATGGAAAATTTCCGGTCTGCGGAGAAATTTGCTGAAAAGGCTGGTAACCGAACAGCGTTAGGAAGAGCCTTGTATGGCCATGGGAGAGTGAGAGCGGGCCTGTCCGATTTTGAAAGAGCTGTAGACCTTAAAAAGTCAAGCCTGTCGGCTTTGGAAAGGGCCGGTGACATTAATATGATGGCCAAAGCCTGCATCGGTCTAGCAAACGACCTAAGACAGATCGGTCGGACAGATGAGGCACTAAGATATCTTGAAAAAGCGGTGGACCTGGCCAATTCGATTGGGGATGTCAGTACCTTAGCTTATGCCCTTTCCAATATGGCAGCAGAATATCTTGAGAGAAAGGACCTTGTCAAGGCCGAGGCCCTGATCCATAGGTCGGCAGAGATATTCGAGAAGATCGACGATAAGATGATGCTGGCAAGCACCCATATGTTCAAAGGTTTCCTTTTGAAGCTTAGAGGTGACTGGGAATGGTCCAAGGAAGAATTCATTCAATCTATCCAGATCACCAAGGGCCTTGATGTTCCCTCAAGGACCTGCCATTGGATATTCGAAATATCAAAGGTTTATGCTGAGATGGGAGAGTCCAGTGAGGCGAAAAGATTGTTCATGGAAGCCAAAAAGGTTGCAGAAAAGATTGGCAACTCCAAGTTGATGTCCATGGTGGATGAGGAGATGGCCAAACTATGA
- a CDS encoding ABC transporter ATP-binding protein: MPIIRCENVKKRYVTGDIIVEALKGVSLDIDKGEMVAIMGPSGSGKTTLLNCLSGIDDVTDGKVFIEGTELTSMSDDMKSDFRARRMGFVFQFYNLLPVLTAVENVELPLLISGAEPEEARTRALELLEQVGLKERAFLRPNALSGGERQRVTIARALSNRPALVWADEPTGDLDKKTADSVVSLMRRLNEESKETFVIVTHDPEIGERCDRIIHMRDGQIISENGRASTIAEEIKQLG, translated from the coding sequence ATGCCTATAATTAGATGTGAGAACGTCAAAAAAAGATACGTGACGGGCGATATCATCGTCGAGGCTTTAAAAGGCGTTTCTCTGGATATAGATAAAGGAGAGATGGTCGCTATAATGGGGCCTTCCGGCTCCGGAAAGACCACGCTTCTAAATTGTCTTTCAGGGATAGATGACGTCACAGATGGCAAAGTGTTCATCGAAGGTACTGAGCTAACTTCTATGTCAGATGACATGAAAAGTGATTTTAGAGCTCGAAGGATGGGGTTCGTGTTTCAATTTTACAATCTTCTTCCAGTTCTCACAGCGGTCGAGAATGTTGAGCTCCCATTGTTGATCAGTGGTGCGGAACCGGAAGAGGCCAGGACAAGGGCCCTGGAACTCCTGGAACAGGTCGGGCTAAAGGAGAGGGCATTTCTAAGACCTAACGCTCTCTCAGGCGGCGAAAGGCAGAGGGTGACCATAGCAAGGGCGCTTTCGAATAGGCCGGCCCTTGTGTGGGCGGATGAGCCTACAGGTGATCTTGATAAGAAGACCGCTGATAGCGTGGTCTCACTGATGAGAAGGCTCAATGAGGAGAGCAAAGAAACATTTGTCATCGTCACCCATGACCCAGAGATCGGTGAGAGATGTGATAGGATCATACACATGCGTGATGGTCAGATCATCTCTGAGAACGGAAGAGCTTCTACCATTGCTGAAGAGATAAAGCAGCTTGGGTGA
- a CDS encoding HAD family hydrolase produces the protein MDISDHDVKGIVFDFDGTLVESTIDYAAMRDSILRVISDYGVPQSLVSRNKSSADNIIVALNYLSKLLSHDELIEFEHDIDRESIKIELSEVEKTRPVKGACEAIDMLRDRGIRTGILTRGSREYVEKGLNIAGFKFDKRSIVCRNDHRLNEAKPNPLSMIRAANAIKTPIDKCAYVGDHIMDLRCAKGAGVIFIGVLSGYNDLERWKGSMVDALLNSVAELPAALKRP, from the coding sequence ATGGATATTTCTGATCATGATGTAAAGGGGATCGTTTTCGATTTTGATGGCACACTGGTAGAAAGCACCATAGATTATGCAGCGATGAGGGATTCTATACTTCGGGTAATCTCAGATTACGGTGTGCCCCAGAGCCTAGTATCCCGAAACAAATCGTCAGCGGATAACATCATTGTTGCATTGAACTATTTATCGAAATTATTGAGCCATGACGAACTCATTGAATTTGAGCATGATATAGATCGAGAATCTATCAAAATAGAACTCAGTGAAGTAGAGAAGACCAGACCTGTCAAGGGAGCTTGTGAGGCAATAGATATGCTCCGTGATAGAGGCATCAGAACAGGCATATTAACCCGAGGTTCAAGGGAGTATGTTGAAAAGGGACTTAATATTGCAGGATTTAAATTCGATAAGCGGTCGATAGTTTGCAGAAATGACCATAGATTGAATGAGGCAAAGCCAAACCCTCTCTCCATGATTCGAGCGGCGAATGCAATAAAGACCCCCATCGATAAATGCGCATATGTCGGAGACCATATTATGGACCTTAGATGCGCGAAAGGTGCCGGTGTCATTTTTATCGGTGTTCTTTCGGGCTATAACGACCTCGAGAGATGGAAAGGTTCTATGGTTGATGCATTGCTGAACAGCGTCGCTGAACTTCCGGCCGCATTGAAAAGACCGTAG
- a CDS encoding TrpB-like pyridoxal phosphate-dependent enzyme, protein MNIKFNQIKIGLDIDEIPKKWYNIAADSPEPIPPILNPKTKEPAPPEALEAIFPKGIIRQEMSTDRYIDIPEEIRESYVLLGRPSPLQRAIRLEKALKTPARIYFKREDLSPCGSHKPNTALPQAYYNLKEGVENLTTETGAGQWGTSLALACSFFDMKCTVFMVRVSYDQKPYRRYIMETYGAKVHASPSLETEYGRSLLKENKDHPGSLGVAISEAIELCVRSKNTKYALGSVANHVMLHQTVIGQEVRSQLEKVDEKPDYMIGCVGGGSNFAGFTFPMIGDKIRGKCDAEFIAVEPKSVPSITKGEYRYDYGDTAGMTPLFKMYTLGHDFIPSPIHAGGLRYHGMAPTVSLMAKLGLVKGMAYDQLEVYDAAMQFARAEGIIPAPESSHAIKAAIDLAVEAKRKNEEKVIVFNLSGHGLLDMSGYAKYISGTMNGN, encoded by the coding sequence ATGAACATAAAATTCAATCAGATAAAAATCGGTCTTGACATTGACGAGATCCCTAAAAAATGGTATAACATCGCCGCTGATTCGCCAGAACCGATACCTCCCATATTGAACCCAAAAACAAAGGAGCCAGCTCCTCCAGAGGCGTTAGAGGCAATATTTCCAAAAGGCATTATCAGACAGGAGATGTCGACCGACCGTTATATCGACATCCCTGAAGAGATAAGGGAATCTTACGTGTTGCTCGGCAGACCTTCCCCTCTCCAAAGGGCGATACGGCTCGAAAAGGCCCTCAAAACTCCCGCGAGGATATACTTTAAAAGGGAAGACCTGTCCCCCTGTGGAAGTCACAAACCCAACACGGCGCTCCCCCAGGCTTATTATAATCTTAAGGAAGGGGTCGAAAACCTCACGACTGAAACAGGAGCGGGGCAGTGGGGAACCTCCCTTGCCTTGGCATGCTCCTTCTTTGACATGAAATGCACGGTATTCATGGTCAGGGTCAGCTATGACCAGAAACCTTACCGACGTTACATCATGGAGACCTACGGGGCCAAGGTGCATGCTTCTCCAAGCCTAGAGACAGAATACGGAAGATCTTTGCTCAAAGAGAATAAGGACCACCCAGGGTCACTGGGGGTAGCGATCTCCGAGGCCATAGAGCTCTGCGTGAGATCAAAGAACACGAAATACGCCTTAGGATCCGTGGCGAATCACGTCATGTTGCACCAGACCGTCATAGGTCAAGAGGTCAGATCACAACTTGAGAAAGTGGATGAAAAGCCAGACTATATGATCGGATGCGTTGGGGGAGGAAGCAACTTCGCTGGGTTCACATTCCCTATGATAGGCGACAAAATACGTGGAAAATGCGATGCCGAGTTCATCGCTGTCGAGCCGAAGTCGGTCCCCTCCATAACTAAGGGAGAGTACAGGTATGACTATGGCGACACTGCTGGTATGACCCCGTTGTTCAAGATGTACACGCTAGGGCATGACTTCATCCCTTCACCGATCCATGCTGGCGGACTAAGATATCATGGTATGGCACCTACCGTGAGCCTGATGGCCAAACTCGGTCTGGTCAAAGGAATGGCATACGATCAGCTGGAGGTCTACGATGCTGCCATGCAGTTCGCAAGGGCGGAAGGAATCATCCCAGCGCCGGAAAGTAGCCATGCTATAAAGGCGGCCATTGACCTGGCGGTAGAGGCAAAGAGGAAGAACGAAGAGAAGGTCATCGTGTTCAACCTGTCAGGACATGGCTTGTTGGATATGTCCGGATATGCGAAATACATCTCTGGAACAATGAATGGCAATTGA
- a CDS encoding DUF835 domain-containing protein yields MRRTTADAFSFTPSRIANVTLPLAKGNVTLDYGMTYIIPNESMEMSLEIISKLTLMTDDIICLSRMHPSHIAERWPSAKIRSYWLTQRAGEGNVSPDQPSAVKGVLESFMRKKGGAVAILDGFEHLSVYNNFHILNVMFEELNDVVMETRSILLVPLDPRSLDEMSLARLRRFAEIVL; encoded by the coding sequence GTGAGAAGAACGACGGCAGATGCTTTTTCATTCACCCCGTCCAGGATAGCAAATGTGACCCTACCATTGGCAAAGGGGAACGTGACCTTGGACTATGGAATGACATATATCATTCCGAATGAGAGCATGGAGATGTCGTTGGAGATAATATCAAAGCTCACGCTCATGACAGATGACATTATATGCCTCTCAAGGATGCATCCATCACACATCGCTGAAAGATGGCCTTCGGCAAAGATAAGATCCTATTGGCTGACTCAAAGGGCGGGGGAAGGGAATGTTTCACCGGACCAGCCATCAGCTGTAAAAGGCGTCCTCGAATCATTCATGAGGAAAAAAGGTGGCGCGGTCGCAATATTGGACGGCTTCGAGCATCTCTCTGTATATAACAATTTTCACATTCTTAACGTCATGTTCGAGGAGCTTAACGATGTCGTCATGGAGACGCGGTCAATCCTTTTGGTACCTCTAGATCCAAGGTCTCTTGATGAGATGTCACTTGCGAGGCTCCGGAGATTTGCCGAGATCGTTCTTTGA
- a CDS encoding isoaspartyl peptidase/L-asparaginase has product MKAIIVHGGAWNIPEELHEAHIKGCAKAVDIGYDLLRSGSGSLEAVYAAVEFMESDCTFDAGCGSFLNAAGEVEMDAIIMNGRTLELGSVAAIKNVRHPISVARMVMERTKHCMLVGEGATKFANSVGIELIPTEELVSPRELERWKMIRSTGSYEQKDSFTSFKEGPMGTVGAVAIDDEGDICVATSTGGTPNKMVGRVGDSPLVGCGTYADNHSAGVSATGFGEALMKICIARRICCNVEKGMDAPTAAYEAIRYLADRVDGHGGVVVIDKKGNIGYHFNTPRMAIAYVDKDGKRTSTVLK; this is encoded by the coding sequence TTGAAGGCCATCATCGTTCATGGAGGTGCTTGGAACATTCCTGAGGAACTGCATGAGGCTCATATCAAGGGGTGTGCAAAGGCCGTCGATATCGGATATGACCTACTTAGGTCAGGGAGTGGTTCGTTAGAGGCGGTTTATGCCGCGGTCGAGTTCATGGAATCTGACTGCACTTTCGATGCTGGGTGTGGTTCATTCCTCAATGCTGCGGGGGAAGTGGAGATGGATGCGATAATCATGAACGGTAGGACGCTCGAACTAGGAAGCGTCGCTGCCATAAAGAACGTCAGGCATCCGATCTCTGTGGCGCGGATGGTCATGGAAAGAACAAAACATTGTATGCTGGTCGGTGAAGGGGCAACAAAATTTGCAAACAGCGTGGGGATAGAGCTTATTCCGACCGAAGAGCTGGTCTCGCCTAGAGAGCTGGAAAGATGGAAGATGATACGCTCGACAGGCTCATATGAACAAAAGGACTCGTTCACCTCGTTCAAAGAAGGACCTATGGGCACGGTCGGTGCGGTCGCGATCGATGATGAGGGGGACATATGTGTTGCAACATCGACGGGGGGGACGCCCAACAAGATGGTCGGTCGGGTCGGCGATTCCCCGTTGGTAGGATGTGGTACCTATGCTGACAACCATTCAGCAGGTGTCTCGGCCACCGGCTTTGGTGAGGCCCTGATGAAGATTTGTATCGCCAGAAGGATATGCTGTAATGTTGAGAAAGGTATGGATGCGCCAACAGCCGCCTATGAAGCAATAAGGTATTTGGCGGATAGGGTCGATGGGCATGGGGGGGTCGTGGTCATTGATAAAAAAGGGAATATTGGATATCATTTCAATACACCAAGGATGGCGATAGCGTATGTTGATAAGGACGGAAAAAGAACGTCAACGGTCTTAAAGTGA